The Canis lupus familiaris isolate Mischka breed German Shepherd chromosome 14, alternate assembly UU_Cfam_GSD_1.0, whole genome shotgun sequence genome window below encodes:
- the PRRT4 gene encoding proline-rich transmembrane protein 4 isoform X1 yields the protein MAGHSCLGLGLFCWVLLAVPVGPQPASSVTGVPLTTLTSPPQSEASMLSLNLGLNFKFHLRGPAAAWALPVTETQPLSSGPSREPEEEVASGLRTDPFWELLVGSLGNSPPEWGSAEGSSTPWTSSLSPESTSPISGPTDRPTAPYQPRMGTVTWNTALTATAPPSSAPRLRQSELELKFDMALRAGAAPTLGHRTLPLLPSLRASLAEIAGRLGPFGFFGTTLSPLRNLSGPSPLGPTPSPSSASQVSDSPGFFGTTLSPPPFPLERKLPSSGPLDPAASLNSATMATASVDPTISTSGLDEASPASLGKPSVEPECGPGSCSIAGLPGTEGQPPGAPLPLFFLTLEADWAEARARWGLAWEAHVYGVGTLFGLVALLALLALALLPWRCPPGAPCLALLDLLLLSAGTTRAFPLFYDAYGHRDRLPPLAWLLLQDLPLPCLAAGLGLACLLLARPRPPRCPAGLAALLLLGLGLAAAAAVGSAAHRPLRPLRLASRGLHALLAALLSGLLLALSCWGGRRRRAGAPLGGSGFKGATPVPQARSPFAPRESWRCAARTAPVAGTFGLLSGALQGYEVLHALGYGGQPGLEGPWPWWTFQLGLRLGEVGVALPLALLGLYPALSSPRVPPRCWAKLFRLSPGHAAPLLPGGWVTGPPDKEPLGGAIARGDAELLQLCALAGPGPDLLLQGGGCRGFEGAAGNPAPSPASSPCSDYTVDFRPPSPINLRRSIEEALCSEALLTPGLFQGPAFGEALPGLGLYRTTSLGAKTRAGPSGRSEEAPGSSAPQELPSPGAWPAGSSASSGSLCGLSRDSSSMLLCSSPDRPPRCPLVCVLSPPRPSGCSPSLPGSGSYQALSPPSRDSPEPTPELQAAEALLQEQFLDACRQIDELSVGSDTIDL from the exons ATGGCAGGGCATAGCtgtctggggctggggctgtTCTGCTGGGTCCTGCTTGCTGTTCCAGTGGGGCCCCAGCCTGCCTCCTCCGTCACAGGTGTCCCTCTTACCACTCTGACCTCACCACCTCAGAGTGAGGCCTCTATGCTGTCTCTCAACCTGGGACTTAACTTCAAATTCCACCTTCGGGGACCTGCTGCTGCCTGGGCACTCCCTGTCACAGAGACCCAGCCGCTCTCTTCTGGGCCCAGCCGGGAGCCTGAGGAAGAGGTGGCCAGTGGGCTGAGGACTGATCCCTTTTGGGAACTGCTAGTGGGCTCCCTTGGGAACTCCCCTCCAGAGTGGGGATCTGCTGAAGGCAGCTCTACTCCCTGGAcctcctccctgtctccagaGTCCACATCCCCCATCTCTGGGCCCACTGACCGGCCCACTGCTCCCTATCAGCCCAGGATGGGCACCGTGACCTGGAACACTGCTCTGACAGCTACGGCACCTCCATCCAGTGCTCCCAGGCTCCGCCAGAGTGAGCTGGAGCTGAAGTTTGACATGGCGCTGAGAGCAGGTGCGGCCCCCACACTGGGGCATCGAAcgctgcccctgctgcccagccTGAGGGCCAGTCTGGCAGAGATTGCCGGGCGCCTGGGACCCTTTG GGTTCTTTGGCACTACTCTGTCCCCACTGCGGAACCTCTCAGGCCCAAGCCCCTTAGGCCCAACTCCATCCCCAAGCTCTGCCTCTCAGGTTTCAGATTCTCCAG GGTTCTTTGGCACcactctgtccccaccccccttccccctgGAGAGAAAGCTCCCAAGCTCAGGACCGTTGGACCCAGCTGCTTCCCTAAACTCTGCCACGATGGCAACAGCATCAGTAG ACCCCACCATCTCCACCTCTGGCCTAGATGAAGCCTCTCCTGCCAGCCTTGGGAAGCCTTCGGTGGAGCCAGAGTGCGGGCCAGGGTCCTGCAGCATTGCAGGACTGCCTGGAACCGAGGGGCAGCCTCCTGGGGCCCCGCTACCGCTCTTCTTCCTGACCCTGGAGGCCGACTGGGCGGAGGCCAGAGCTCGCTGGGGGCTGGCCTGGGAGGCCCACGTGTACGGGGTAGGCACGCTTTTCGGCCTGGTGGCCCTGCTGGCGCTGCTGGCCCTAGCCCTCCTGCCCTGGCGCTGCCCGCCCGGCGCCCCCTGCCTGGCGCTGCTGGACCTGCTCCTGCTCTCGGCCGGGACCACGCGGGCCTTCCCGCTCTTCTACGACGCCTACGGCCACCGCGACCGGCTGCCCCCGCTCGCCTGGCTGCTGCTGCAGGACCTGCCGCTGCCCTGCCTGGCCGCCGGCCTGGGCCTGGCCTGCCTGCTGCtggcccgcccgcgcccgccgcggtGTCCCGCCGGCCTGGCCGCGCTGctgctcctggggctggggctggcggcCGCCGCCGCTGTGGGGAGCGCCGCCCACCGCCCGCTGCGGCCCCTGCGGCTGGCCTCCCGCGGGCTGCACGCCCTCCTCGCCGCCCTCCTCTCCGGGCTCCTGCTGGCGCTGTCCTGCTGggggggccggcggcggcgggccggggCGCCCCTGGGAGGGTCTGGTTTCAAGGGCGCCACCCCCGTCCCGCAGGCGCGCAGCCCCTTCGCCCCGCGCGAGTCCTGGCGGTGCGCGGCCCGCACGGCCCCGGTGGCGGGCACTTTCGGGCTGCTGAGTGGAGCCCTGCAGGGCTACGAGGTGCTGCACGCCTTGGGCTATGGCGGCCAGCCTGGCCTGGAGGGACCCTGGCCCTGGTGGACCTTCCAGCTAGGCCTGCGCTTGGGCGAGGTGGGCGTCGCGCTCCCGTTGGCGCTGCTGGGCCTCTACCCGGCGCTCAGCAGTCCCCGTGTGCCGCCGCGCTGCTGGGCCAAGCTCTTCCGCTTGTCCCCGGGCCACGCGGCCCCGCTGCTGCCCGGGGGCTGGGTCACCGGGCCTCCAGAcaaggagcccctgggtggcgcCATCGCCCGTGGCGACGCGGAGCTGCTGCAGCTGTGCGCCCTGGCTGGGCCAGGCCCCGATCTCCTACTCCAGGGAGGCGGCTGCCGGGGCTTCGAAGGGGCGGCGGGAAACCCGGCCCCTTCTCCGGCCTCCTCCCCCTGCAGCGATTACACCGTGGACTTCCGCCCGCCCTCCCCAATCAACCTGCGGCGCAGCATTGAGGAGGCCCTCTGCAGCGAGGCCCTGCTCACGCCCGGCCTCTTCCAGGGCCCTGCCTTCGGGGAAGCCCTGCCTGGGCTCGGCCTCTACCGCACCACCTCGCTGGGGGCGAAGACGCGGGCTGGGCCCAGTGGGAGGTCTGAGGAGGCCCCTGGCTCCTCTGCGCCCCAGGAGCTCCCCTCTCCCGGGGCCTGGCCCGCAGGCAGCAGCGCCTCTTCTGGCTCACTGTGCGGACTTTCGCGGGACAGCTCGTCCATGCTGCTGTGCTCCAGCCCGGACAGGCCTCCACGCTGTCCACTGGTCTGCGTCCTCAGTCCACCCAGGCCCTCAGGGTGCAGCCCTAGCCTCCCGGGCTCAGGCTCCTACCAGgctctgtccccaccctcccGTGACTCCCCAGAGCCCACTCCTGAGCTGCAGGCCGCAGAGGCTTTGCTGCAGGAGCAGTTCCTGGACGCCTGCCGACAGATCGATGAGCTGAGTGTGGGCAGTGACACCATAGACCTGTGA
- the PRRT4 gene encoding proline-rich transmembrane protein 4 isoform X2: MGTVTWNTALTATAPPSSAPRLRQSELELKFDMALRAGAAPTLGHRTLPLLPSLRASLAEIAGRLGPFGFFGTTLSPLRNLSGPSPLGPTPSPSSASQVSDSPGFFGTTLSPPPFPLERKLPSSGPLDPAASLNSATMATASVDPTISTSGLDEASPASLGKPSVEPECGPGSCSIAGLPGTEGQPPGAPLPLFFLTLEADWAEARARWGLAWEAHVYGVGTLFGLVALLALLALALLPWRCPPGAPCLALLDLLLLSAGTTRAFPLFYDAYGHRDRLPPLAWLLLQDLPLPCLAAGLGLACLLLARPRPPRCPAGLAALLLLGLGLAAAAAVGSAAHRPLRPLRLASRGLHALLAALLSGLLLALSCWGGRRRRAGAPLGGSGFKGATPVPQARSPFAPRESWRCAARTAPVAGTFGLLSGALQGYEVLHALGYGGQPGLEGPWPWWTFQLGLRLGEVGVALPLALLGLYPALSSPRVPPRCWAKLFRLSPGHAAPLLPGGWVTGPPDKEPLGGAIARGDAELLQLCALAGPGPDLLLQGGGCRGFEGAAGNPAPSPASSPCSDYTVDFRPPSPINLRRSIEEALCSEALLTPGLFQGPAFGEALPGLGLYRTTSLGAKTRAGPSGRSEEAPGSSAPQELPSPGAWPAGSSASSGSLCGLSRDSSSMLLCSSPDRPPRCPLVCVLSPPRPSGCSPSLPGSGSYQALSPPSRDSPEPTPELQAAEALLQEQFLDACRQIDELSVGSDTIDL, from the exons ATGGGCACCGTGACCTGGAACACTGCTCTGACAGCTACGGCACCTCCATCCAGTGCTCCCAGGCTCCGCCAGAGTGAGCTGGAGCTGAAGTTTGACATGGCGCTGAGAGCAGGTGCGGCCCCCACACTGGGGCATCGAAcgctgcccctgctgcccagccTGAGGGCCAGTCTGGCAGAGATTGCCGGGCGCCTGGGACCCTTTG GGTTCTTTGGCACTACTCTGTCCCCACTGCGGAACCTCTCAGGCCCAAGCCCCTTAGGCCCAACTCCATCCCCAAGCTCTGCCTCTCAGGTTTCAGATTCTCCAG GGTTCTTTGGCACcactctgtccccaccccccttccccctgGAGAGAAAGCTCCCAAGCTCAGGACCGTTGGACCCAGCTGCTTCCCTAAACTCTGCCACGATGGCAACAGCATCAGTAG ACCCCACCATCTCCACCTCTGGCCTAGATGAAGCCTCTCCTGCCAGCCTTGGGAAGCCTTCGGTGGAGCCAGAGTGCGGGCCAGGGTCCTGCAGCATTGCAGGACTGCCTGGAACCGAGGGGCAGCCTCCTGGGGCCCCGCTACCGCTCTTCTTCCTGACCCTGGAGGCCGACTGGGCGGAGGCCAGAGCTCGCTGGGGGCTGGCCTGGGAGGCCCACGTGTACGGGGTAGGCACGCTTTTCGGCCTGGTGGCCCTGCTGGCGCTGCTGGCCCTAGCCCTCCTGCCCTGGCGCTGCCCGCCCGGCGCCCCCTGCCTGGCGCTGCTGGACCTGCTCCTGCTCTCGGCCGGGACCACGCGGGCCTTCCCGCTCTTCTACGACGCCTACGGCCACCGCGACCGGCTGCCCCCGCTCGCCTGGCTGCTGCTGCAGGACCTGCCGCTGCCCTGCCTGGCCGCCGGCCTGGGCCTGGCCTGCCTGCTGCtggcccgcccgcgcccgccgcggtGTCCCGCCGGCCTGGCCGCGCTGctgctcctggggctggggctggcggcCGCCGCCGCTGTGGGGAGCGCCGCCCACCGCCCGCTGCGGCCCCTGCGGCTGGCCTCCCGCGGGCTGCACGCCCTCCTCGCCGCCCTCCTCTCCGGGCTCCTGCTGGCGCTGTCCTGCTGggggggccggcggcggcgggccggggCGCCCCTGGGAGGGTCTGGTTTCAAGGGCGCCACCCCCGTCCCGCAGGCGCGCAGCCCCTTCGCCCCGCGCGAGTCCTGGCGGTGCGCGGCCCGCACGGCCCCGGTGGCGGGCACTTTCGGGCTGCTGAGTGGAGCCCTGCAGGGCTACGAGGTGCTGCACGCCTTGGGCTATGGCGGCCAGCCTGGCCTGGAGGGACCCTGGCCCTGGTGGACCTTCCAGCTAGGCCTGCGCTTGGGCGAGGTGGGCGTCGCGCTCCCGTTGGCGCTGCTGGGCCTCTACCCGGCGCTCAGCAGTCCCCGTGTGCCGCCGCGCTGCTGGGCCAAGCTCTTCCGCTTGTCCCCGGGCCACGCGGCCCCGCTGCTGCCCGGGGGCTGGGTCACCGGGCCTCCAGAcaaggagcccctgggtggcgcCATCGCCCGTGGCGACGCGGAGCTGCTGCAGCTGTGCGCCCTGGCTGGGCCAGGCCCCGATCTCCTACTCCAGGGAGGCGGCTGCCGGGGCTTCGAAGGGGCGGCGGGAAACCCGGCCCCTTCTCCGGCCTCCTCCCCCTGCAGCGATTACACCGTGGACTTCCGCCCGCCCTCCCCAATCAACCTGCGGCGCAGCATTGAGGAGGCCCTCTGCAGCGAGGCCCTGCTCACGCCCGGCCTCTTCCAGGGCCCTGCCTTCGGGGAAGCCCTGCCTGGGCTCGGCCTCTACCGCACCACCTCGCTGGGGGCGAAGACGCGGGCTGGGCCCAGTGGGAGGTCTGAGGAGGCCCCTGGCTCCTCTGCGCCCCAGGAGCTCCCCTCTCCCGGGGCCTGGCCCGCAGGCAGCAGCGCCTCTTCTGGCTCACTGTGCGGACTTTCGCGGGACAGCTCGTCCATGCTGCTGTGCTCCAGCCCGGACAGGCCTCCACGCTGTCCACTGGTCTGCGTCCTCAGTCCACCCAGGCCCTCAGGGTGCAGCCCTAGCCTCCCGGGCTCAGGCTCCTACCAGgctctgtccccaccctcccGTGACTCCCCAGAGCCCACTCCTGAGCTGCAGGCCGCAGAGGCTTTGCTGCAGGAGCAGTTCCTGGACGCCTGCCGACAGATCGATGAGCTGAGTGTGGGCAGTGACACCATAGACCTGTGA